From a region of the Bacilli bacterium genome:
- the rpsJ gene encoding 30S ribosomal protein S10 encodes MAKQKIRIRLKAYDHRILDQSAVKIVETAKRSGAGVSGPIPLPTEKQVITILRAVHKYKDSREQFEMRTHKRLIDIVNPTPQTVDALMRLDLPSGVDIEIKL; translated from the coding sequence ATGGCAAAACAAAAAATCCGCATCCGTTTGAAGGCTTACGATCACAGAATCCTGGATCAATCTGCCGTAAAAATTGTCGAGACGGCGAAACGTTCCGGCGCGGGCGTATCGGGTCCGATACCGCTACCGACGGAAAAGCAGGTGATCACGATTTTGCGCGCGGTGCACAAGTACAAAGATTCGCGGGAACAATTCGAAATGCGCACGCATAAACGTTTGATCGATATTGTCAATCCGACGCCGCAAACGGTTGACGCTCTGATGCGTTTGGATCTGCCGTCCGGCGTGGATATTGAAATCAAATTATAA
- the tuf gene encoding elongation factor Tu gives MAKAKFERTKPHINIGTIGHVDHGKTTLTAAITTVLAKKYGGNAVAFDQIDKAPEERERGITISTAHVEYETPNRHYAHVDCPGHADYVKNMITGAAQMDGAILVVSAADGPMPQTREHILLSRQVGVPYIVVFLNKCDMVEDEELLELVEMEVRDLLNEYEFPGDDTPIIRGSAREALQNPDGPWAEKIVELFEKVDAYIPTPERETDKPFLMPVEDVFTITGRGTVATGRVERGTVKVGDEVEIIGLADENKKTVVTGVEMFRKLLDQAQAGDNIGALLRGIERKDVERGQVLAKPGSVKPHTTFTAQVYVLTKEEGGRHKPFFGGYRPQFYFRTTDVTGIINLPEGTEMVMPGDHINVTVELISPIAMEEGTRFAIREGGRTVGAGAVSTISK, from the coding sequence ATGGCAAAAGCAAAATTTGAACGGACAAAGCCGCATATCAATATCGGCACAATCGGTCACGTTGACCATGGCAAAACCACACTGACGGCTGCAATCACCACAGTGTTGGCAAAGAAATATGGAGGCAACGCCGTAGCTTTCGACCAAATCGACAAAGCTCCGGAAGAGCGCGAACGCGGTATTACGATCTCGACCGCACACGTTGAATATGAAACGCCGAATCGCCACTACGCTCACGTTGACTGCCCAGGACACGCCGACTACGTCAAGAACATGATCACCGGCGCAGCGCAAATGGACGGCGCCATTCTCGTCGTTTCCGCCGCTGACGGCCCGATGCCGCAAACCCGCGAGCACATCTTGCTGTCCCGCCAGGTTGGCGTGCCTTACATCGTCGTATTTTTGAACAAATGCGACATGGTGGAAGACGAAGAATTGTTGGAACTGGTTGAAATGGAAGTTCGCGACTTGTTGAATGAGTACGAATTCCCGGGCGATGACACGCCGATCATTCGCGGCTCCGCTCGCGAAGCTCTGCAAAATCCTGACGGCCCTTGGGCTGAAAAGATCGTAGAGCTGTTTGAAAAAGTTGACGCATACATCCCGACCCCAGAGCGCGAAACCGACAAGCCGTTCCTGATGCCTGTCGAAGACGTGTTCACGATTACCGGACGCGGTACGGTTGCTACCGGCCGTGTTGAACGCGGAACCGTTAAAGTCGGCGATGAAGTTGAAATTATCGGTTTGGCTGATGAAAACAAGAAGACGGTTGTTACCGGCGTGGAAATGTTCCGCAAATTGCTGGATCAAGCGCAAGCCGGCGACAATATCGGCGCTCTCTTGCGCGGTATTGAACGTAAAGACGTGGAACGCGGCCAGGTTTTGGCTAAACCGGGCTCCGTTAAACCGCATACGACCTTCACTGCGCAAGTTTACGTCCTGACCAAGGAAGAAGGCGGCCGCCACAAACCGTTCTTCGGCGGATATCGCCCGCAGTTCTACTTCCGTACGACAGACGTAACCGGCATCATCAATTTGCCGGAAGGAACCGAAATGGTAATGCCCGGTGACCACATCAACGTTACGGTTGAGTTGATCTCGCCGATCGCGATGGAAGAAGGAACCCGTTTCGCTATTCGCGAAGGCGGCCGCACCGTTGGCGCCGGAGCCGTTTCGACCATCAGCAAGTAA
- the fusA gene encoding elongation factor G, with amino-acid sequence MPREFSLEKTRNIGIMAHIDAGKTTTTERILFYTGRVHKIGEVHEGAATMDWMEQEQERGITITSAATTAQWKGHRINIIDTPGHVDFTVEVERSLRVLDGSVAVFSAKEGVEPQSETVWRQADKYHVPRIAYVNKMDIVGADFLYAVKTMRERLGANAVPIQYPIGAENDFVGIIDLIENVAYIYKDDLGKEIEKTEVPADYKDKVEELRNEMVEKIAELDEDLTMKYLEGEEISVDELKKALRKGVCQVQIFPVICGSSYRNKGVQLMMDAVVDYLPAPTDVPDIRGILEDGTETTRKSSDSEPFSALAFKIASDPFVGKLTFFRVYSGVLQSGSYVLNSTKGKRERIGRILQMHANHRQEISEVYAGDIAAAVGLKDTTTGDTLCDEKNPVILESMNFPDPVIHIAVEPKTKADQDKMGVALSKLAEEDPTFRFHTDQETGQTIISGMGELHLEIIVDRMLREFKVETNVGKPQVAYRETFRSSAKVEGKFVRQSGGRGQYGHVWIEFEPLEPGTGFQFENKIVGGVVPKEYIPAVQAGIEESMKNGVLAGFPLVDIKATIFDGSYHDVDSSEMAFKIAGSLALKAAKDKCNPVLLEPIMKVEVTVPEEYMGDVMGDLNSRRGRIEGMEARAGAQVIRAKVPLSEMFGYSTTLRSRTQGRGVYAMEISHYEEVPRSISDEIIAKHKGE; translated from the coding sequence ATGCCAAGAGAGTTCTCCTTGGAAAAGACGCGCAATATCGGGATCATGGCGCATATTGATGCGGGTAAAACAACAACCACGGAGCGGATTCTGTTTTATACCGGACGCGTTCATAAGATAGGCGAAGTGCATGAAGGCGCGGCCACGATGGACTGGATGGAGCAGGAGCAAGAGCGCGGCATTACGATTACGTCTGCCGCGACGACCGCGCAGTGGAAAGGTCACCGCATCAACATCATCGACACGCCGGGACACGTGGATTTTACCGTCGAAGTTGAACGTTCCTTGCGCGTTTTGGACGGTTCCGTCGCGGTGTTTAGCGCCAAAGAAGGCGTCGAACCGCAATCAGAAACAGTCTGGCGGCAAGCGGATAAATATCACGTTCCCCGTATTGCTTACGTCAACAAGATGGACATCGTCGGCGCCGACTTCCTGTACGCGGTGAAAACGATGCGCGAGCGGCTGGGCGCGAACGCTGTGCCGATTCAATATCCGATCGGCGCGGAGAATGATTTTGTCGGGATCATCGACCTGATTGAAAATGTCGCCTACATCTACAAAGACGATCTCGGCAAAGAAATTGAAAAAACGGAAGTTCCGGCAGATTACAAGGATAAAGTCGAGGAGCTTCGCAACGAGATGGTGGAGAAAATCGCCGAATTGGATGAAGATCTCACCATGAAATATCTCGAAGGCGAAGAAATCTCCGTAGACGAATTGAAAAAAGCATTGCGCAAAGGCGTTTGCCAAGTGCAAATTTTCCCGGTCATCTGCGGCTCTTCCTACCGCAACAAAGGCGTTCAGCTGATGATGGACGCGGTAGTTGATTATTTGCCGGCTCCTACGGATGTTCCCGATATCCGCGGCATTCTGGAAGACGGCACGGAAACAACCCGGAAGTCTTCGGACAGCGAACCGTTCTCGGCGCTGGCGTTTAAGATCGCATCCGACCCGTTCGTCGGCAAACTGACGTTCTTCCGCGTATATTCCGGGGTGCTCCAATCCGGTTCGTACGTGCTGAACTCGACAAAAGGCAAACGGGAAAGAATCGGGCGCATTTTGCAGATGCACGCCAACCATCGCCAGGAAATCTCGGAAGTATATGCGGGCGACATTGCCGCAGCCGTCGGTTTGAAAGATACGACCACCGGCGATACGCTTTGCGATGAAAAGAATCCGGTCATCCTGGAATCGATGAATTTCCCGGATCCGGTTATCCACATCGCCGTGGAACCGAAAACGAAAGCCGATCAGGACAAAATGGGCGTGGCGCTATCCAAGCTGGCCGAAGAAGATCCGACATTCCGTTTTCATACGGATCAGGAAACCGGACAAACGATTATTTCCGGGATGGGCGAACTGCACCTGGAAATTATCGTCGACCGCATGCTGCGCGAGTTCAAAGTGGAAACGAACGTCGGCAAGCCGCAAGTCGCCTATCGGGAAACTTTCCGCTCTTCGGCGAAAGTGGAAGGGAAGTTTGTCCGCCAGTCGGGCGGCCGCGGTCAATACGGCCACGTTTGGATCGAATTCGAACCGCTTGAGCCCGGCACCGGATTCCAGTTTGAGAACAAGATTGTCGGCGGCGTAGTGCCGAAAGAATATATTCCGGCAGTACAGGCCGGCATTGAAGAATCCATGAAGAATGGCGTTCTTGCCGGATTCCCGCTTGTCGATATTAAGGCGACAATCTTCGACGGATCCTATCATGATGTTGACTCCAGCGAAATGGCGTTCAAAATTGCCGGTTCGCTCGCGCTAAAAGCGGCGAAAGACAAGTGCAATCCCGTATTGCTTGAGCCGATCATGAAAGTTGAAGTCACCGTACCGGAAGAGTACATGGGCGACGTAATGGGCGACCTGAACTCCCGCCGGGGCCGTATCGAAGGCATGGAAGCGCGCGCCGGTGCGCAAGTCATTCGCGCCAAAGTGCCGCTTTCCGAAATGTTCGGATATTCCACGACGCTTCGTTCCCGCACGCAAGGCCGCGGCGTTTACGCGATGGAAATATCCCATTATGAAGAAGTGCCGAGAAGCATTTCGGATGAAATTATTGCGAAGCACAAAGGCGAGTAA
- the rpsG gene encoding 30S ribosomal protein S7, with product MPRKGPVPRRDVLPDPIYNSKLVTRLINRIMIDGKKGVAQRILYDAFDIIRERTGKDPMEVFEQALKNIMPVLEVKARRVGGANYQVPVEVKADRRTSLGLRWLVNYSRTRGEHTMQERLAAEIIDASNNTGAAVKKREDTHKMAEANKAFAHYRW from the coding sequence ATGCCTCGTAAAGGTCCAGTACCGCGCAGAGACGTATTGCCGGATCCGATTTATAACAGCAAACTGGTTACACGCCTGATCAACAGAATCATGATCGACGGCAAAAAAGGCGTCGCCCAGCGCATCCTGTACGATGCTTTCGATATTATTAGAGAACGCACCGGCAAAGATCCGATGGAAGTTTTTGAACAGGCGCTGAAGAACATTATGCCTGTGCTTGAAGTAAAAGCGCGCCGCGTAGGTGGCGCGAATTATCAGGTTCCGGTAGAAGTAAAGGCGGATCGGAGAACTTCGTTGGGGCTCCGCTGGTTGGTGAATTACTCACGCACGCGCGGCGAACATACCATGCAGGAGCGTTTGGCTGCAGAAATCATTGATGCAAGCAACAACACCGGCGCCGCCGTCAAAAAGCGTGAAGATACGCACAAGATGGCGGAAGCGAACAAGGCGTTTGCGCATTATCGCTGGTAA